The nucleotide sequence GTTTAGTTGAATATTAATaatcagttttaatgtaatcAATTTtggtatttaattttttttatttaattgacaTCCCACATACAAACATATACTCTAAACAGTGATTCTTTGTCTCGACCACCATATTGTATTATGCTAAGTAGCTtcaactttaaaataaacacatttatgacAATATACGATATAAATTACAAGAAAAGCTCAAAAGTATGCATAAAGTGAATGGAAAAATTGGAGTTGTGCAAACTagatttaaattaagtaaatctaaCATACATTCCAGTGCAATGAACTTAATATTATCAGTACAAATGCTGTGAGGAATACCCATAAGCCCTTGCGCCTGAAAAGTTTGATTATTCatgctttttttaattttaagcaCTTTTGGGGCATTTATATAGATGTTAAAAAGTGGTATAACAAAATGTAAGATGTATTTAGtattattgatgttgttttgtgaAAAATCGTTTTCTGTGAAGTTACTGTACCATTCAGGTGATTCGTGTTTGCTTTGGTAAGCATAGACCCTGTTCAACCCATCATAATTCTTACCACAATAAGGAAGACACACAGCAGAAATGCAGTATGTTGTGTACTTCTGTGGAGAATCATTCAATGACTGACATCAAATCAGTCATCAATTATTTCAATACTatttgttataataatatacttCACTATGCTATATGAACATTATGAACAAGTACAGACTACATGAGCACTGTAAATTGATTGAACTTGtgctacatatttttttaagtaaagaagGTCAAGTGAACTCATATATTTGTGTAAACGCAACAAGGAGATTTaagtcaaaataacaagaaaatatttaagttgcatttgCTTAAAAACCATGATGCAAAAATGGTGGACATCTATTTTAAGTAAAGTCAACACATCACTTTTACTGAACTCTCGCTGTTAACCGGAATTAGCTATATTAATTTAGTTTCTCAACAACATTCTAGACGGCACGGATGAGAAACAAATTTATTGCAAATCAGATTTAGCAGGATAAAAGTGCCCTCGAAACTGAATTAGACCGCACTGTGGATGTTTCCAGCTATGAGATAAATGCACTTCAGCTCTGCCAGATATTATAAGATCTTAAAAGCAATGCAAGCTGTCAGAATAAGCCCAATAATCTGTTTGTGATGAAAAGCTccaacaacagtttatttccTTTCACTTTGGCAAGAGAGAAGTGATGAGTATAGGCTTTAAGAAATACAATGACATATTTATGTAACGTTCGATGCGTTTGGACAGCACCACTTCAAGCAGCGAAACGTGCTGAGCCAATTGCATTAGATTCTGAGGTCAGGATTTAATGTGATAGAACAACAAACaggttttgatgtttttataacAAAGATCACAGTATAAACTTAAATCcgaaatgtgtttgtttagacTAGGATTTGAGCTCAATATCTCGGTTTCCGAGATGCCCACTATAAAAGACTTTCTTCTTGCTTTTGACATCAGCTACATACATATCTAGATCATATTACAGTAATTTACGTTAAATTGATGCAtttagcagaagcttttatctaAACCAACTTGATGTTTTCAAGCTGTTATCGATATATGGACATTTTCTTTATGAGAGCAAGAAATCGGCTATTTATTTATGTGGAGTATATCACCTCACTCAATTGACACATCAGTATGGCCCTAAGGTCCACAGCTTCAAATATGAATCATAATCATTTATATGATCATAAATAAAGACTAAGAATATGTTGTGAACAGATGGTCATGCTGAAGGTAGTTATAGTAGATGCAAAATTTCCTTTGACTATACAGTACTAATTCATTTTTTACCATCTCTCTCCCCACAGGAAGAAATCTTTCCTGTTCTCGGCGCTCTACGCTGCGTGCATACTCGGTGGGCGGCATGTAATGAAGCAAAGGGAGAAGTTTGAATTGAGGAAACCGCTGGTACTATGGTCTTTAACACTCGCCGTCTTCAGGTAATTATGTCATTAGGTTCATAATAAACAAACTGTCTGATACCAAACAATTCACTCCCAGTTAATACAGTAGTTCTCAGTCATTGCAGGTCTTAAAGCAGCAGGGCACTTTCCTCGGGAGAGGCACGCAACCCAAAAAAGTGgcactaaaatacactttatttaattacacTAAAGTGCTCCATTTTCACACATTGTAATTAATATACTAAAATATAGTCTTTAGTACTTCTATTTATTGTTTATCAAAATACCACAGTTGAGTACACTTAGATCTTATTAAGTTTATCTACTAAAGACATGTTTTGTATATTTAGTTCAAAATTAGTGTGTCACTTTTTCCACCTGGCAAAGGGAAACGCATAATGTGGCAGGTATACTGTGTATTCATAAATAGTTTTATGTTTTACCAGATTAATGGTGTGCATTATAGGCAGTAAACAAGCCACTTCCTCGTTCCAAGTTACTTCATAAAGACCTGCAAAAAAGGTATATAAGAGACCTGCATATAATGATACGCTTCGAGCTTACACCTAATCTCATCTAACTCATGTTACATCATAACACTGTCACCCACTCTTCTATCTATAAACATCAGCACTCAAGTAACTGTGGAATAGACATGACGCAAACTCCAACGTCTAACACATCGAGATCCAGCCACTAGAAATTAGAAACTTGACCCACCCACCCAATGCCACAGACTGTCAATCAATAAACGCAGCCAATGAAAATAAAGCCAGAAAAgctccgaaagccagagggcgctctcgctcAGAAAGTCAGAAAATGGGACATAGAAGAACGATGTGCAATGTAGTGTTATGGCTAGAAGGGATTCAGCTACCTTcacatgcgcacttcaatactgcataatttttgtcacgctaACAACAGTTAATTacgattttattattattgtaaggttaggtttagggttggggtaggtgtaggcgtaaatgtaatttattgtaattttatggcaAGATTTTGcatcccttctagccacaaccATAGATATcaaaactagatgccgcattagcaACTGTTTCTGTGGGCcgctatagagggtatgcattgacgtcactttcacttttcacttttttgATGTCAGGCGCGCTCTGGCATGCTCAtgtggtaaagtgacgacacgtccataccctctatacgtaagtcgtccgccatattggagcGGTGCGTGCTGGTCTGTGTTGCCAAGTCTGCGGCTTTCCAGTGGAATTGGGTTACTTTGTTACTGTCTCTCCGGTTTGTTTTATCTACAGGTTAGGAGTGGAAGGATTTTGTATATAGCTGTCCATCttaagatgattttatttatgaatgtaaGGTTATGATATTTGGACTAGGTACGTTAGGCTCGTGATGAaggattttgtttttctcagaTCTGCCAACCCTGccaagtagggatgtaacgattcaccgtgagccggttgaaaatcggttataatgagtgacgattcaatttggttgaggcttgaactgaatcgcaatacattttttgaacagcaggggccgctattttcactgcaaacctgaacgtggatgctgatatttcttaaatgcaaaaaaatccaagaaaagcacagacagtattagtttgtttatattaaagagactttttctattattaatttgttataaaatcgcagtttagttttgttatttgaaataaaacattattttattatgcaaagaaacgtgaagcatttaagaaataatgcaagggaagttgttcatttctaatttgtttcaactcattttttaaaaatgaatcgtgagtaaatcgtgaataaatcgcatcgtgagatcagaatcgtgaatcgcatcgcattgtgagctgagtgaatcgttacatccctaaccaGTCCGTTAACACTCAAGAGCAAGCTGACTGCATATGATTAGGAAAACatatttgttgttgtgtaaaccTTTTCacgtattttcatgataataaaatatatttataatgatgatgtttgacgagtgttgctttttcaaatgcatgttATGAACGattcaatctcgtagtgattttaaaacgagcagtacttcctactgatcaaagagccgttgttcacggaagagctgtacatcaaacacagaatcgaagcctttgcgattcagaatcgattctaGACAGGTATAATTGGTGTGAATCACGATACATCGTCCCCAGCCCTAGTTCTAATAGCAGTACTGCAGATCATTTAAAAGCTCAATGTAtctgatataaaaatatattctctTTTGTTCCGTATCTCCTTCTGTTAGTATATTTGGTGCTGTCAGAACTGGTGGATACATGGTGAACATCTTGATGACCAAGGGTCTGAAGCAGTCGGTGTGCGATCAGAGCTTCTACAACGGACCAGTCAGCAAGTTCTGGGCTTATGCGTTTGTTCTCAGCAAGGCTCCTGAACTAGGTGAGATTATGTGATATTCCATTTAAATTTCATGGGTTTAGGTTTAGTTAAGCTGCTCTTGTTGTTGCTATTTGTGTGTTAAAGAGGTATGAGCCTAGATTGCAACCACGTAACAAATCAGTATCAGTATTAATCAGCATTAAATTGGTCCGTAACATGTATGAGCATTTATGAGACGTCACATTGGGAGATATGCTTGACTTAAAGGCCCAGTGTATTAAATTTggttgcaaccaatggctcccCCTCCCATTCGAAGCTCAACGGTGgttctcacaggacaaagatgtcatctagttttcgcttctttgctgaaggagataagatatttacgaaacacgctctgtggagcagtttagggctactgtagaaacaacattgcgaattccatgtaaggggacccgttgTGTATGTGGATAGAAATCGCTTTCTAAGATAATGAAAACCTAATGTTTCATTacgtaagatctttatacatatctgaagacatagtttattaatgtatattgaatttcatttctgtcaatagatactccaaaaattacacacagcatctTCAAAGTGTTTTTGATATTacgaaacacacaacacaaaatgtacaCCAGGGgtccgtttcagaaaggaggtttagtgaaaagtcggagtatattaaccctgaaatgagggaaactctgggttttccgtttcagaatgtgaggtatgtcaaagcCGAGAAAGcgggggtaactcaagcccgtttctaaaggagaggtaacttAGAGTCAGTacccatagtaacttactctgtgaacctaacctggtcgggagcaggttttctttggtaaacccagagtttatttcaatCTCATCCCCCTTTTAAAgagcaagtggtgtaactcattcattaattcattaatacagtcattcatggcacacattttgatcacacagagaccatctcagtgacttatactgtatagcatatgtgcttttataaagGATTCATGCTTAATGAATCCTTAATgaatgaagaggctgcattaattcattggaataTACTTTGATTTCAgaagagcaatttaggacccgagtggaattttgtcatttccctgtgcatttttattaaaactgtaccgtttttctttacagtgaattagatatatcaaaatatatctcatccatccttacatcaataacatcagccaccgtacgtgtattactacatcagagcataattttctatggacgatgagaaattACTTAAATAAAGTGCacgaataaagaaattaataaatacagacatacatgcagaaatgaagcgataaaataaacaagtaattttGACGTGCAGCCAATCCAACTGAAATCTGCTAATTTTGCAaaagagtctgacgccctactggtgtcctatacaccatgacgtctcatttgagtaactagagcactcatggcgagtgagaacatacaatttttttattatttctgttttatttctgttgtttcattcatttaatgattaatttgtttgtttattgctacatttatcaatttattaatttaaacttaagtcattttcaggacatcagtaactGTATGCagtggaaagtgtgcctcactctcaagtgctttctgccgccatgttgctttttttggtgccgttgccatggtgaatcgtaatatcggagctccattgataatggctttttatagtcgtggtgcacgcgcttaacccagggtaagcctacccagagtaaattgaactaactcaaatcagctgttctgaaaacaaaaactcaacgtttctaatttctaagtaaaccaactctgagttcaaggtttaacctagagttggttgaacctccttattgaaacgggccccagggggtattccagaaagctggttatgtgacatacctGAGTAAGTTTAAGGGTTAGTTAGCTGATAACCTCAAGTTTCGGTTCCAAAAACAGAGATAACTTTCAGGGTatgtaagtaaccatagcaactcactctctgaagataacctgGGATTGTCTGCACATGCGTGCGCTTTTTACGTAacctataatatattataattttactgtattactATAATTACATTTCCAGTCACACCCATTGCGATTGAGCATTTACAACTGATTTTCTGCTAATTTTATGATTTGtaacctttttaaaataaattaataaatttaaGGCTTTGTGTTTACATTGACTGTACATACTTTTAATTAGGTTTATTATTAAATCTCCAAATATGATTGGATGCATAAATAGTATGCACATCTTACAATTCTTGTAACTTCAGAACAATTTATTAAGAATTTGCATCTCATTACTCTTCCCCACTAACTATATCATATTTGACGCATCTAAGGGCAGTTGTGGTGTAATGGTTAGAGGGATATACTTATAACCCAAAGGTTGCACGTTTGATTCCCAGTCTGGCAGGCCTGATTCCCAGGATAAGTTTAATTATAGGTTATCACCTATGGCATAGTGTTTACAGATTTAATGTCCCTTTATAACTTTAATTCagatacaaaataaattaaattaaattaaaagacTTCTAAGTGTTTTCATACTATCTGTATttcttaataatgtttttctgaTCCTCAGCCTCCTCTACGGTATTGAAAGGCCTTACTCCAAATTACAATTTGTTATTTGTCTTTGAAGATAGGTCTTTTACACCTCatttaacatttggaaagccatgGCTTTTTagcaaacaagaaaaaaaatgtatatgtatttgaaagggatatatactgtattaggcTACAATACATATAGTATATGTGACTGGGCCTAGTATTTTATCCTTTACCTCGGTCACAGCAGACCTTCAGCCTCTACTCCAACTTAATTATCATAGTGTACTGAAAAGCCTCACACAAGTTTTACCAAAATTATGACAACTGTAGCAGCTTCtacaaaaaatttttttttaattaataagaCTACATCAGCAGTTGAATATAAAGCTGATACAATACAAAGtcagttttcagaaaaccaaataaaggtagatttttttaaagaacatacagggaaggaacaaaaaagaggCTTAATACTGCCTTTAAAATTAGAAATGTGATAAAATACATACACAACAATTTTGGTCAAATACCATGGTAGACATATTAAAATAACAGTTATAAACATCTAAAAAACTACACTTTATGTAACAAAGATAGCCATgatgaatatatattttaaatatttcagtaTAAAATAGaacataaattaattatttactaaatatataaatagttaaaatataaggcatttaacatgaattaaatatgatttttatgGTTTTTAATCCCGCACCTCTGATTTATAACGTTGTTTTACAGTGAAAAACATTAAGCTTTTTCggccgtttccatggtgactcgtgaactctgtgatccattgacaatgtcttcatgttgtttctgtgagcGCTCGTTAACTCTGGGCAAGCAAGGTTTGTGTTAATCAACCcagagttcagggtttagctgaAGGTAAAttaaccctgctttctggaatCCCCCCAGTTGTTTCTTATCAAGGCTGAATTCTCATAacacaactttttttaaatattgcaactGTACAAACTTTGTTAGATCTTCAGGttacattttacagttttgcaATTGGACAACATTCTTGCTCTGTTGGACTGAAACTGGTCCAGTGTcaatttttatgtaaatacagTCTCTTGCAAGAGAGTGGTTACAGCCACTGTTACAGAGGTCCCAAATTAAACCCCTTTCAAGCAACAGTAATCCCTTAACACAAGCATTGAAAAATCcacatttttgttaaatgtgttcAGACTAAAATTTCTGCTACAAAGCACTGCAGAGAGTCTAGTGTTCATCTGCATGAGTATAATCGGTTGTGAAAGTGTAACTGAATTTATTGTTAGTGTGAATCTTGCGGTATAACCCTGAGTCTAAAGATCTGGAACATTGATTCTATTTTCCGCCTGCCTGGGTCTATTGTGTTTGCTGTGTCCTGGCGGTTAGGGGGCTACCGGCCCGTTTGTAAAGAAAAAGACAATATTGAGAGAATGTGATGACCCTTAACGTCCATATAGAGTCAGGCCAAGAATAATGACTCATGAGGTCTTTGATATACAGCAGGGGACATGCCAACATACACGGACTTTTGACCGTCTGAAACACACACTTACCGTCTCATGAAAAACTTAAAGGTTATGAAGGGCAAATGTGAAAGTGATTCAAAAGGTAAAAAGCAGACAAAGGCTATACTTATTCAAGTATGCTTTCAACCTCCAACACAGTGCCAAATTAATTTCCAGTTTTCTTATGCCAAACACTTGAtcttccattgtttggacacacGGTTATTCCACCCCAAAGTCACAccttcagtcaaagttgctaattttaaaattacacacacatttaatgacATAATATATGATTTACAAATTTAAACGGCagtaattatttttcatttcctgtTCCATCCTTATTCATTCTACAAGTTAATAGCATTTACACAAGGGTTTATGAAATCTTAATTGTGTGCTTTGTCTAGTGAATACATTGATAAACTTTGCTCTGGTTAGATACTAAAAATATTCAAGGACGTTTCATTTAATCTGTAACGCGCACGTCACAACATCAATAATTTTACAATCTATCCGTGGTCACAAACCACATAGAAAAATAGAAAAGATAAGGACATCTAAAAAAGAACAGTGGTTGCACAGAGactggtgtttttgttttaaacttttGTTTAATTAAGTGTTCAATTATTAATTAGAATACAAGATTTATTTCTCTCTAACGCTCCCATTTCACAATTAAGTTTATCGTAATCTTTCCAACACACCCCTTAGGAAAAAGAACCATACTGTAGTTTTATTATAGTGAAAGTGAAGtaacaatgttttttggttGATTGCTTACCATTTGTATAACCATAATTTCACTACCAAGGTTAAACTGTGGTTGCTCCAGTAAAATCACGGTCAATTTGTGGTTTTACTTGAAACAAAAAAAcgaattactacagttaaatcATGGATAATTCTCCATCTACATCTCatgttgtttctgtttattatacTTACAGGAGACACAATGTTCATTGTGCTACGCAAGCAGAAGCTAATCTTCCTGCATTGGTATCACCACATCACAGTATTGCTGTATTCCTGGTACTCCTACAAGGACATGGTAGCCGGCGGTGGTTGGTTCATGACCATGAATTACCTGGTTCATGCCGTTATGTATTCTTACTTTGCTCTGAGGGCCGCCGGCTTCAAAATCTCCCGCAAGTTTGCCATGTTCATCACTCTGACGCAGATTACTCAGATGGTGATGGGTTGCGTGGTCAACTACCTGGTGTATTCGTGGATGCAGCAAGGCCAAGAGTGTCCTTCGCATGTGCAGAACATTGTGTGGTCATCCCTCATGTACCTCAGCTACTTTGTGCTCTTCTGTCAGTTCTTCTTAGAAGCCTACGTCACCAAGACCAAATCCAAAGCAGCCAGGAAAAGCCAATAAAGcaaaagattaaattaataacataatcAACAAGAGGTGGGGAAGAATAGAAAAGTGGACCAATGAATAAGAGTCTTTATTGTTAGGGCTTTACTGTTATGAACTTGAAGGAAGTGAAGACAATGAGGGTCTACTTTTAAGGCTGGTGTATAATGAACTACTAAAGTATAGAGTTTAACCTCCCCGCCACTAGGGGAGCTCTATTGATCTGCACTGAGAAGTCATTATGATATGATATCAGTTCaacaaaaatgtgtcttttttgtGATGTTTATGTGCCCAATcctatgtatttaaaaaaagatgtgtAGAGATAAAAAGGGTGAATACATTTTAACAGAATTAAGGAGGAGaagttgaaatgaaatgaaggacattttgaagaaaaaaaatcattttaaattcagAGGAAGTT is from Triplophysa rosa linkage group LG13, Trosa_1v2, whole genome shotgun sequence and encodes:
- the elovl6 gene encoding elongation of very long chain fatty acids protein 6, with the protein product MSVLALQEYEFERQFNEDEAIRWMQENWKKSFLFSALYAACILGGRHVMKQREKFELRKPLVLWSLTLAVFSIFGAVRTGGYMVNILMTKGLKQSVCDQSFYNGPVSKFWAYAFVLSKAPELGDTMFIVLRKQKLIFLHWYHHITVLLYSWYSYKDMVAGGGWFMTMNYLVHAVMYSYFALRAAGFKISRKFAMFITLTQITQMVMGCVVNYLVYSWMQQGQECPSHVQNIVWSSLMYLSYFVLFCQFFLEAYVTKTKSKAARKSQ